In the genome of Maniola jurtina chromosome 3, ilManJurt1.1, whole genome shotgun sequence, one region contains:
- the LOC123880956 gene encoding ADP-ribosylation factor-like protein 6-interacting protein 1 → MAEAIQEQQVKKLKRLLEGWRMALLPLKSVFLWEQQWHPCAIFASVTIFFLTIWLMDLNTLASLAVVGLVLNFVDFIIPIVCNTVYGPTSWTGQKEKMFEDICRSIVMSYNKTLDQVKSFYSMRENSPSLYYIISISMLCILAWMASTINNVFLLYIFSTVVLLWPGIQQQGIFNTLTSLIYKAPKIAQKTE, encoded by the exons ATGGCAGAAGCGATTcag GAACAACAAGTGAAGAAACTGAAGCGGCTTTTGGAAGGCTGGCGTATGGCGCTCTTGCCTTTAAAATCTGTCTTCCTTTGGGAACAGCAATGGCATCCGTGCGCAATTTTTGCGTCGgtgacaatttttttcttaacaaTTTGGCTCATGGACCTCAACACTCTTGCATCACTCGCAGTAGTTGGATTGGTACTGAACTTCGTAGATTTCATTATCCCGATAGTATGCAATACAGTGTATGGGCCTACGAGCTGGACTGGGCAAAAGGAGAAAATGTTTGAAGACATTTGCAGGAGCATTGTGATGAGTTACAATAAGACATTGGACCAAgtgaaatctttctattctaTGAGGGAGAATAGCCCTTCTTTG tattaCATAATCTCCATCAGCATGCTGTGCATCCTCGCCTGGATGGCCTCAACAATCAACAATGTATTTCTCCTATACATATTTTCCACAGTTGTATTGCTGTGGCCTGGCATCCAACAACAGGGAATATTTAACACTCTCACATCATTGATTTATAAAGCACCAAAAATTGCTCAGAAAACAGAGTAA